Below is a window of Halomonas sp. Bachu 37 DNA.
CGAAAGCGCCGCCCGCCTCTTTCGGCCTCCTCCTCCACTTCGGAAAGCATCGGCACTTCGAGCCCCGGGGCCGCCGCCAGGCCGCGCAACTGGTCGGAAACCTGGCGGTTACTCGAGGCGATACCGGTTCCTTCCAGCATCTCGGCCCTACGCGAGAGATTCAGGTAGTGAACGCCTTCCGCCAGGCTCCCCGCCAGGTCATTGAAAAGCCCGACCGTGCGCGAACGCCCTGTCTGCAGGCTGTTGAAGACGGCGACCTGCTCGCTGAGCTGCTCCACATCGGCCGAATAGCCCTGAATCGCCTGGACGTCGTCGTTCAATGCATCGATCTGACGCTGGATATAGGCGTTGCGTTGCTGCTGGGCATCCAGCGATGTCTGATAGCTCCGGGCCACACCAAAGCCCACGGCGCAGCCGACCATGACGGCCAGCGCCACGCACAGGTGGAAACGCCGGGTACGTTTTTCACGGCGGGCTTCGCGCCACGGCAGCAGGTTGATGTTCACGTTCATCGGCCGACCCTCATGGCCAGTCCGCAGGCGGTAAGCATGGCCGGGGCATCGTTGCTCAGGGCTTCGATATTCAGTCGAGAATTCACTTTCATGCGCTGGAAGGGATTGGCGATGGTGACGTTCATGCCGCTATCTTCGGCGATTCGTTCGGCGAGGCCGGGAATCACGCTGGAGCCACCCGCCAGGATGATGCGGTTGACCTCATGCTTGCGCCCCGCCGTGTAGTACAGCTGCAGCGAGCGCCCCACCTGCTGAACCACGGTTTCCACGAAAGGAGTCAATACGCTGTCATGGTAATCCTCGGGCAAGCCGCCCCGCTTCTTGGCAAACCCGGCTTCTTCCATGCTCAGCTGATAGCGCTCACGAATGGCATCGGTGAGCTGGCGACCACCGAAGACAGTATCGCGGCTATAGACGATATGTCCTTCACGCATGACGTGGAAAGCGTTCATGTTGGCGCCGATATCCACCAGGCCGACACAACTATCCGCCTCGGCGCCTGACTGCAACTGGCGCCTCAAAGTGGGAAAGGTACGCTCCATGGCGAAGGTTTCCACATCCACCGCCGCCGGCTCCAGGCCGGCTCGCTCCAGCGTATCGGTGAGCTGGGTCACATCCTGTTGCCGACAGGCGACCAGCATGACCCGTTGCTGCTGATCGTCGAAAGGCGATGGCCCGAGGCAGTGGAAGTCGAATGCCACCTCGTTGAACGGAAACGGGATATGACGGTCGGATTCGAGAATGATGCGCTCCTCGATCTCATCTTCCTCGAGCGATGCGGGGAAACTCAGGGTTTTGGTGATGGCGGCGCTTGCCGGCACCGCTACCGAAGCCTTGCGGGTGGAGGGCTTGGCATGCTCCACTGCGCGGCTGAGAACACTGGCGACATGGTCGATATCGCGGATGCGCCTTTCCACCACCGCCCCTTCGCGAAGCGGACGCACGGCGTAACTCT
It encodes the following:
- a CDS encoding PilN domain-containing protein — protein: MNVNINLLPWREARREKRTRRFHLCVALAVMVGCAVGFGVARSYQTSLDAQQQRNAYIQRQIDALNDDVQAIQGYSADVEQLSEQVAVFNSLQTGRSRTVGLFNDLAGSLAEGVHYLNLSRRAEMLEGTGIASSNRQVSDQLRGLAAAPGLEVPMLSEVEEEAERGGRRFRFTVLETPPLQRAEPGLADTEVAE
- the pilM gene encoding type IV pilus assembly protein PilM → MRFLRPNKGLIGVDITSATVKLLELKSSGDNYQVESYAVRPLREGAVVERRIRDIDHVASVLSRAVEHAKPSTRKASVAVPASAAITKTLSFPASLEEDEIEERIILESDRHIPFPFNEVAFDFHCLGPSPFDDQQQRVMLVACRQQDVTQLTDTLERAGLEPAAVDVETFAMERTFPTLRRQLQSGAEADSCVGLVDIGANMNAFHVMREGHIVYSRDTVFGGRQLTDAIRERYQLSMEEAGFAKKRGGLPEDYHDSVLTPFVETVVQQVGRSLQLYYTAGRKHEVNRIILAGGSSVIPGLAERIAEDSGMNVTIANPFQRMKVNSRLNIEALSNDAPAMLTACGLAMRVGR